A single region of the Rhizobium sp. ARZ01 genome encodes:
- a CDS encoding branched-chain amino acid ABC transporter permease, translated as MAVIMNTDIVTTAADRRARLTRDALAILVIAAFAVAGYFLFPNNLALLTRITAIALLVLSLDLVTGYCGIATLGHAALFGAGAYGAGIAAVHFGITDPIAMLGVGVVAGAIMGLVSGVVILRAHGLPQLVLSIAIIHLAHEAANKASGWTGGSDGLSGITPDPVLGMFEFDLWGRTAYVFGIVLLLVVFAILRQIVRSPFGMLCRGIKQDPVRVRAMGASVQATLLKMYVISGAVAGAGGALNAISTQVVGLDSLSFTLSAEALVMLVLGGTGSLVGALVGTLSFMWFEDVVSAANPFHWLTIVGALLIAVVLFAPKGLYGTLAAYVERRGRKSA; from the coding sequence ATGGCTGTCATCATGAACACCGATATCGTGACGACCGCGGCCGACCGGCGTGCCCGGCTGACACGGGATGCGCTCGCCATTCTCGTGATCGCGGCCTTTGCGGTCGCCGGCTATTTTCTCTTCCCCAACAACCTGGCGCTGCTGACGCGGATCACGGCCATTGCGCTCCTGGTTTTGTCCCTTGATCTGGTGACGGGTTATTGCGGGATCGCCACCCTCGGCCATGCGGCGCTCTTCGGCGCAGGTGCCTATGGTGCAGGCATCGCCGCCGTCCATTTCGGCATTACCGATCCGATCGCCATGCTTGGGGTCGGTGTCGTCGCCGGCGCAATCATGGGGCTGGTCTCCGGCGTGGTCATCTTGCGCGCCCACGGCCTGCCGCAGCTCGTGCTGTCGATCGCCATCATTCACCTCGCCCACGAGGCGGCCAACAAGGCATCCGGTTGGACCGGCGGCAGCGACGGGCTTTCCGGCATCACGCCTGATCCCGTCCTCGGCATGTTCGAATTCGATCTCTGGGGGCGTACGGCCTATGTCTTCGGCATCGTGCTGCTGCTTGTGGTTTTCGCGATCCTGCGCCAGATCGTCCGCTCGCCGTTCGGCATGCTCTGCCGCGGCATCAAGCAGGATCCGGTCCGCGTCCGCGCCATGGGCGCCTCGGTCCAGGCGACGCTGCTGAAGATGTATGTGATCTCCGGCGCAGTGGCCGGGGCAGGTGGGGCCTTGAACGCCATCTCCACGCAGGTCGTAGGCCTCGACAGCTTGTCGTTTACGCTTTCCGCCGAGGCACTCGTGATGCTTGTCCTCGGCGGAACGGGCTCGCTGGTCGGTGCACTTGTCGGTACGCTGTCGTTCATGTGGTTCGAGGATGTTGTCTCGGCCGCCAATCCGTTCCACTGGCTGACGATCGTCGGCGCGCTGCTCATCGCGGTCGTGCTGTTTGCGCCAAAAGGTCTTTACGGCACGCTTGCCGCCTATGTCGAACGGCGCGGGAGGAAATCCGCATGA